The following coding sequences lie in one Mycobacterium gordonae genomic window:
- a CDS encoding nitrate/nitrite transporter — protein MGCNRRIADWNPEDTRSWLFGNDKIARRNLLCTVAGDHVAFSIWTLWSVMTLFMPASVYGFSTGDRLLLGVVATLIGGCARIPYTLGIARFGGRNWTTFSAFVLLIPTGLTIVLLAHPGLPLWPYVLCAAMTGLGGGNYAASLTNVNAFYPERLKGAALAINAGVGNLGVAVIQLVGLLALATAGHRAPYWVCAIYLVLLAIVGIAAALFMDNLEHGIALNTMRSVLFVRHTWVISLLYICTFGSWIGFAFAFGQVLQVNFEEHGESVRHASLHAAQIAFIGPLLGSLARIYGGKLSDRIGGSRVTLGVLGGMIFAAALLVGISTRDDIAPDTTRFTLTGYVFCFMALFILAGMGNGSVFVLIPSIFEARSRSLVAGEAERRHWARAMSGSLIGFCSAVGALGGVGINLALCESYLHSGTETSAYWMFLASYIFAAWLTWRMYVRRPADPVTKNAAEGNAAAIAR, from the coding sequence ATGGGCTGCAACCGCCGGATCGCGGACTGGAATCCCGAAGACACCAGATCCTGGTTGTTCGGCAACGACAAGATCGCCAGACGCAATCTGCTCTGCACGGTTGCCGGCGATCATGTCGCGTTCTCGATCTGGACGCTGTGGTCGGTCATGACGTTGTTCATGCCCGCCTCCGTATACGGCTTCTCAACCGGCGACAGGCTCCTCCTGGGCGTCGTCGCCACCCTGATCGGCGGCTGTGCGCGCATCCCCTACACGTTGGGCATCGCCCGGTTCGGCGGCCGCAACTGGACCACGTTCTCGGCATTCGTGCTGCTGATCCCCACCGGTCTGACCATCGTGCTGCTGGCCCACCCCGGCCTGCCACTGTGGCCATATGTGTTGTGCGCGGCCATGACCGGGCTGGGCGGAGGCAACTACGCGGCGTCGTTGACCAACGTCAACGCCTTCTACCCGGAGCGACTCAAAGGAGCCGCGCTGGCGATCAACGCCGGGGTGGGGAATCTCGGAGTCGCGGTGATACAACTCGTGGGTCTGTTGGCGCTGGCTACCGCCGGGCACCGGGCGCCGTACTGGGTGTGCGCGATTTACCTTGTGCTGCTGGCGATTGTCGGTATCGCAGCGGCGTTGTTCATGGACAACCTCGAACACGGTATTGCACTGAACACCATGCGGTCGGTCTTGTTCGTGCGGCACACCTGGGTCATCTCGCTGCTTTACATCTGCACCTTCGGCTCCTGGATCGGGTTCGCTTTCGCGTTCGGCCAGGTATTGCAGGTCAACTTCGAAGAACACGGCGAAAGCGTCAGACACGCGTCGCTGCACGCCGCCCAGATCGCTTTCATCGGACCGCTGTTGGGCTCACTGGCCCGAATCTATGGCGGCAAGTTGTCCGATCGCATAGGTGGGAGTCGGGTCACCCTGGGCGTCCTCGGCGGCATGATCTTCGCCGCGGCATTGCTGGTGGGCATCAGCACCCGCGATGACATCGCACCCGACACCACGCGTTTCACGTTGACGGGCTACGTCTTCTGCTTCATGGCGTTGTTCATCCTGGCCGGCATGGGCAATGGATCGGTGTTCGTGTTGATACCGTCCATCTTCGAGGCACGTAGCCGTTCTCTGGTTGCCGGCGAGGCCGAACGCCGGCACTGGGCACGCGCCATGTCGGGTTCGCTGATCGGATTCTGTTCCGCGGTGGGCGCACTGGGCGGCGTGGGTATCAACCTGGCGCTGTGCGAGTCCTATCTGCACAGCGGCACCGAAACCTCGGCATACTGGATGTTCCTGGCGTCCTACATCTTCGCCGCGTGGCTCACCTGGCGAATGTATGTCCGCCGTCCCGCCGATCCTGTGACGAAGAACGCAGCCGAGGGCAATGCTGCAGCAATTGCTAGGTAA
- a CDS encoding nitrate/nitrite transporter, with product MFRRRSHVISDWDPEDVAAWEAGNKDVARRNLIWSVAAEHVGFSVWSIWSVMVLFMPTSVYGFSAGDKFLLGATATLVGGCLRFPYTFATAKFGGRNWTVFSALVLLIPTVGSIVLLANPGLPWWPYLACAALAGLGGGNFASSMTNINAFYPQRLKGWALALNAGGGNLGVPMIQLVGLLVIATVGDRQPYWVCAVYLVLLAVAGIGAALYMDNLKQYRIEMDTMRKVLAEPHTWVISMLYIGTFGSFIGFSFAFGQVLQINFIAGGQSTAQAALHAAQIAFLGPLLGSLSRVYGGRLADRAGGGRVTLGAFSAMLLAAGILVSVSTFTDHHTGPAPTSTMIGYIVGFVALFILSGIGNGSVYKMIPSIFEAGSHSLPLSESERRQWSRSMSGALIGFAGAIGALGGVGVNLALRQAYSSSGTATSAFWAFVGYYVAASVLTWAIYVRRPRGATAAGRTGLAYG from the coding sequence ATGTTCCGCCGCCGTTCGCACGTTATCTCCGACTGGGATCCCGAAGATGTCGCCGCGTGGGAGGCGGGGAACAAGGACGTCGCCCGGCGTAACCTGATTTGGTCGGTGGCCGCCGAACACGTGGGATTCTCCGTCTGGTCGATCTGGTCGGTGATGGTGCTGTTCATGCCGACATCGGTATACGGATTCTCCGCCGGCGACAAGTTCCTGCTGGGCGCCACGGCGACGTTGGTCGGCGGCTGCCTGCGATTTCCCTACACCTTCGCCACCGCGAAGTTCGGCGGCCGCAACTGGACCGTATTCTCGGCGCTGGTACTGCTCATCCCGACCGTCGGATCGATTGTGCTGCTGGCCAATCCGGGCTTGCCGTGGTGGCCGTATCTGGCGTGCGCCGCGCTCGCCGGCCTCGGTGGCGGCAACTTCGCATCGTCCATGACGAACATCAACGCCTTCTATCCGCAACGGCTCAAGGGCTGGGCGCTGGCATTGAACGCCGGGGGCGGCAACCTCGGCGTGCCGATGATCCAGCTGGTCGGCCTGCTGGTCATCGCCACCGTCGGCGACCGCCAGCCGTACTGGGTCTGCGCGGTGTACCTGGTGCTGCTGGCCGTGGCCGGCATCGGTGCGGCACTGTACATGGACAACCTCAAGCAGTACCGCATCGAGATGGATACTATGCGCAAGGTGTTGGCCGAGCCGCACACCTGGGTGATCTCGATGCTCTACATCGGCACCTTCGGTTCGTTCATCGGATTCTCCTTCGCGTTCGGCCAGGTGCTGCAGATCAACTTCATCGCCGGCGGCCAGAGCACCGCTCAGGCCGCCCTGCACGCCGCTCAGATCGCCTTTCTGGGGCCACTGTTGGGTTCGCTGTCGCGGGTGTATGGGGGCCGGCTGGCCGACCGCGCCGGCGGCGGCCGAGTCACCCTGGGCGCGTTCAGCGCGATGTTGCTCGCGGCCGGAATCCTGGTCAGCGTCAGCACGTTCACCGACCACCACACCGGTCCGGCGCCCACCTCGACGATGATCGGCTACATCGTGGGCTTCGTGGCGCTGTTCATCCTGTCCGGGATCGGCAACGGCTCTGTCTACAAGATGATTCCGTCGATCTTCGAAGCCGGTAGCCACTCGTTGCCGTTGAGTGAGAGCGAACGGCGGCAGTGGTCGCGTTCGATGTCCGGCGCCCTCATCGGATTTGCCGGGGCGATCGGCGCGCTCGGTGGTGTCGGGGTGAATCTTGCTCTGCGCCAGGCATATTCGAGCAGCGGCACCGCCACGTCGGCGTTCTGGGCCTTCGTGGGCTACTACGTCGCCGCCTCGGTGCTGACCTGGGCGATCTACGTGCGCCGGCCACGTGGCGCAACCGCGGCCGGCCGCACCGGTCTGGCCTACGGGTAG
- a CDS encoding GNAT family N-acetyltransferase — protein sequence MHTARLVHTADLDSHTRQSIYQMVTTAFAGDFTDADWEHTLGGMHALIWHHGAIIAHAAVVQRRLIHGGHPLRCGYVEGVAVREDWRGQGLVRALLDGVEQVMRGAYQLGALSSTVNARGLYAARGWLPWLGPTSVLAPTGPARTPDDDGSIFVLPVSVSLDTSAELMCDWRDGDVW from the coding sequence GTGCACACCGCACGCCTGGTCCACACCGCCGATCTGGACAGCCACACGCGCCAGAGCATCTACCAGATGGTCACCACGGCGTTCGCCGGTGACTTCACCGACGCTGACTGGGAACACACCCTGGGCGGGATGCACGCACTGATCTGGCACCACGGCGCGATCATCGCGCACGCCGCGGTCGTGCAGCGGCGACTCATCCACGGCGGCCACCCGTTGCGGTGCGGTTACGTCGAAGGCGTTGCGGTACGCGAAGATTGGCGCGGACAGGGGCTGGTCCGCGCGCTGCTGGACGGGGTCGAGCAGGTGATGCGCGGTGCCTACCAACTCGGCGCGCTCAGCTCGACGGTGAACGCCCGCGGGTTGTATGCGGCCCGCGGGTGGCTGCCCTGGCTCGGACCCACGTCGGTGCTGGCTCCCACCGGCCCGGCCCGCACTCCCGACGACGACGGCTCGATCTTCGTCCTGCCGGTCAGCGTGTCCCTGGACACCTCCGCGGAGCTGATGTGCGACTGGCGCGACGGGGACGTCTGGTAA